A single Spiroplasma floricola 23-6 DNA region contains:
- a CDS encoding lipoprotein: MKKILSVLTTFGFVSSSTVSVIACDTKEKPNPKIDQPKKDITKIVQDFEQDVTKIWTEHYEKEIVGNLIGVTASEESNEFINKVNIQKFSKPENKNKLTAENKIQLTNDVQKLFKTKLLEEKLNTLKKVNKYKIILDEVDSVFDSINLLFDNNNFLINSGEINTGLYIGNIVIDYKVVTKYKGLNSIEKFAQYSTLKYTSTDSETFKKVGEEMYKNIAKDVFISKETEEFVNLQWNKIKGNSGDSAAYLSSNTQLKKYYNENNQFHNALLKIMKENYLEKKFGSLKISYEKSSVYKTEDFAEQNKDYLIINNLYKSDDDIVSFDMSMAKDYQKISKLLLSDKEELTQFLYENQFSPYKWNKIRNNYKIIQDSFLTKFLNKNEIFKYQESNNYKLAIAMGFVDFIGPVIKISNGKSSYLHELPDFKLAISYSLNGMVDSNYESLVDFFTNLFNIYKTIYNPTFRSDKKYYFNMSFEKNKIWELLNKNKVELKNSEINNLLKNFNDNYNFSKKMLLDKLKISNKALKEKDIYFWVENYDKNLKNERVMIGSKTIDDYFWVSANWNIETIYPYKTFKNFNYMVFNLFGILKIKINFDSSLEHWNELVIF, encoded by the coding sequence ATGAAAAAAATATTAAGTGTATTGACAACATTTGGATTTGTATCATCATCAACTGTTAGTGTAATTGCTTGTGATACAAAGGAAAAACCTAATCCAAAAATAGATCAACCTAAAAAAGATATTACTAAAATAGTTCAAGACTTTGAACAAGATGTCACAAAAATTTGAACAGAGCATTATGAAAAAGAAATTGTTGGGAATTTAATTGGTGTGACAGCTTCAGAAGAAAGTAATGAATTTATAAATAAAGTTAATATTCAGAAATTTTCAAAACCAGAAAATAAAAATAAACTAACAGCTGAAAATAAAATTCAATTAACAAATGATGTTCAAAAGTTGTTTAAAACTAAACTATTAGAAGAAAAGTTGAACACTCTTAAAAAGGTAAATAAATATAAAATTATTCTTGATGAAGTCGACTCAGTTTTTGATAGTATAAATTTGCTTTTTGACAATAATAATTTTTTAATTAATTCAGGAGAAATTAATACTGGATTGTATATTGGAAATATAGTAATTGATTATAAGGTTGTAACAAAATATAAAGGACTTAATAGTATTGAGAAATTTGCACAATATTCAACATTAAAATACACTTCAACAGATAGTGAAACTTTTAAAAAAGTTGGAGAGGAAATGTATAAAAATATTGCAAAAGATGTATTTATTTCAAAAGAAACTGAAGAGTTTGTGAATTTGCAATGAAATAAGATTAAAGGAAATAGTGGAGATTCAGCTGCGTATTTAAGTTCAAACACTCAATTAAAAAAATACTATAATGAAAATAATCAATTTCATAATGCTTTACTAAAAATAATGAAAGAGAACTATTTAGAAAAAAAATTTGGTTCATTAAAAATAAGTTATGAAAAAAGCAGTGTTTATAAAACTGAAGATTTTGCAGAGCAAAATAAAGATTACTTAATTATAAATAATCTTTATAAATCTGATGACGATATAGTTAGTTTTGATATGTCCATGGCAAAAGATTACCAAAAAATTAGTAAATTACTTTTATCTGATAAAGAAGAATTAACTCAATTTTTATATGAAAATCAATTCTCTCCTTATAAATGAAATAAAATTAGAAATAACTATAAAATTATTCAAGATAGTTTTCTAACAAAGTTTTTAAATAAAAATGAAATATTCAAATATCAAGAAAGTAATAATTATAAATTGGCAATAGCAATGGGATTTGTTGATTTTATAGGACCAGTTATTAAAATCTCAAATGGTAAGTCTTCTTATTTGCACGAATTACCTGATTTTAAACTAGCTATTTCTTATTCTCTAAATGGAATGGTTGATTCAAATTATGAAAGTCTTGTTGATTTTTTTACAAATTTATTCAATATTTATAAAACTATTTATAATCCCACATTTAGATCAGATAAAAAATATTATTTTAATATGAGTTTTGAAAAAAATAAGATATGAGAATTGCTAAATAAAAACAAAGTAGAGCTTAAAAACTCGGAGATTAATAATTTACTAAAAAATTTTAACGATAATTATAATTTCTCAAAAAAAATGTTATTAGATAAATTAAAAATATCTAATAAGGCATTAAAGGAAAAAGATATATATTTTTGAGTTGAAAATTATGATAAGAACTTAAAAAATGAAAGAGTTATGATAGGTTCCAAAACAATAGATGACTATTTTTGAGTATCTGCTAATTGAAATATTGAAACAATTTATCCTTATAAAACTTTTAAAAATTTCAATTATATGGTATTTAATTTATTTGGAATTTTAAAAATTAAAATAAATTTTGATAGTAGTCTAGAGCATTGAAATGAATTAGTTATTTTTTAA
- a CDS encoding ABC transporter ATP-binding protein, translated as MLEIKSMSKKFDNEKGIFNFSLELKEGEIIGLVGDNGSGKSTMLKSLFGEYKKDEGEILLNGESLLKNLTSISFFPDQSVYPKDITILNFAIYDGILCGIEKKEVEQRLDILLEKFNLLDYKTKKFNSLSAGMQKKALLAITLISRPKFIFLDEPTANLDVKSRTDFHKILKSLAKNNKVGILITSHIIDELEGFINKLVIIEKGIKKYDSQFDSKKENILPIYKKFTENKEIKNFEDLY; from the coding sequence ATGTTAGAAATAAAAAGCATGAGTAAAAAATTTGATAATGAAAAGGGTATTTTTAATTTCTCTTTAGAATTGAAAGAGGGAGAAATAATAGGACTTGTTGGTGATAATGGAAGTGGAAAATCTACAATGCTAAAAAGTTTATTTGGAGAATATAAAAAGGATGAAGGAGAAATTCTTTTAAATGGTGAGTCTCTATTAAAAAATCTTACAAGTATAAGTTTTTTTCCTGATCAAAGTGTTTATCCCAAAGATATAACTATACTAAATTTTGCAATATATGATGGAATTCTTTGTGGTATTGAAAAGAAAGAAGTTGAACAAAGATTAGATATTTTACTTGAAAAATTTAATTTATTAGACTATAAAACAAAAAAGTTCAATTCTCTTTCTGCTGGTATGCAAAAAAAAGCACTATTAGCAATAACTCTAATATCTAGACCAAAATTTATTTTTTTAGATGAACCAACAGCAAATTTGGATGTTAAATCAAGAACTGATTTTCATAAAATATTGAAATCACTTGCAAAAAATAATAAAGTAGGAATATTAATAACAAGTCATATAATAGATGAATTAGAAGGTTTTATAAATAAATTAGTAATAATTGAAAAAGGTATAAAAAAATATGATTCACAGTTTGATTCCAAAAAAGAGAATATTTTACCTATTTATAAAAAATTTACTGAGAATAAGGAAATTAAAAATTTTGAAGATTTATACTAA
- a CDS encoding nucleotidyltransferase domain-containing protein, which translates to MTSTELEKLMSSPNLYDYITKEFNKIREALQKFKIWEKKEVDIYLQGSHKNHTSLGRDSDIDIVVFTDVTFRSNVKCKINSTLKSEKLDINLLW; encoded by the coding sequence ATGACAAGTACAGAATTGGAAAAATTAATGTCTTCTCCAAATTTATATGATTATATTACTAAGGAATTTAATAAAATAAGAGAGGCATTGCAAAAATTTAAAATTTGAGAAAAAAAAGAAGTGGATATATATCTTCAAGGATCACATAAAAATCATACAAGTTTAGGGCGTGATAGTGATATAGATATTGTTGTTTTTACTGATGTGACTTTCAGAAGCAATGTTAAATGTAAAATTAATTCAACTTTAAAAAGTGAAAAATTGGATATTAATTTATTATGATAG
- a CDS encoding putative cysteine peptidase has protein sequence MKKILSLLGGMSLVISSSSTVVSCFNTRPTNDHTFKDEFEIFDLGAISGVEDTPSVETIYNGIAKAHENVVDWRWAVPIEDILFVNEPTTESCTIRVVEGHDQPTLTGEVQFTYNYKKIENNEIDFYSSGQNKGIIRRTGTMEEISKFSNLVTNWEWIEKINSRPSLAYTDLSNYGSTGGTGLCEYIALNMLINYSQVFGKYNLYSNSDIKKYFYQLDSRGIYHYASGSGNKDAVPYLMYKKVSDKYGGRWYDIRTGKSIRKIMKTWLGDYSKNLIDDYSVSWSHTSNPENWIKKYNRPVLLSFFVKGDAHSVVIYGYNESTNEYAVNYGWPGSQYGRQIIKKSEIWSYFSMGFWYGLRDK, from the coding sequence TTGAAAAAAATATTAAGTTTATTAGGAGGAATGTCTTTAGTAATTTCTTCATCATCGACTGTTGTTTCATGTTTTAATACTAGACCAACTAATGATCATACTTTTAAAGATGAATTTGAAATATTTGATTTAGGAGCAATCTCAGGAGTTGAAGATACTCCGAGTGTAGAAACTATATATAATGGAATTGCAAAAGCACATGAAAATGTTGTAGATTGAAGATGAGCAGTACCAATAGAAGATATTTTGTTTGTTAATGAACCAACAACTGAGTCATGTACTATCAGAGTTGTTGAAGGTCATGATCAACCAACTCTTACAGGAGAAGTACAATTTACATATAATTATAAGAAAATAGAAAATAATGAAATTGACTTTTATTCAAGTGGTCAAAATAAAGGTATTATAAGAAGAACTGGAACAATGGAAGAAATTAGCAAGTTTTCAAATTTAGTAACCAATTGAGAGTGAATAGAAAAAATAAATTCAAGACCAAGTTTGGCATATACAGATCTTTCCAATTATGGCTCAACAGGAGGAACAGGATTATGTGAATATATTGCACTTAATATGCTAATAAATTATTCACAAGTTTTTGGAAAATATAATTTATATTCTAATTCTGATATAAAAAAATATTTCTATCAATTAGATTCTAGAGGTATATATCATTATGCAAGTGGTAGTGGTAATAAAGATGCAGTTCCTTATTTAATGTATAAAAAGGTATCAGATAAATACGGGGGAAGATGGTACGATATTAGAACAGGAAAAAGTATTAGAAAAATCATGAAAACATGATTAGGGGATTACTCAAAAAACTTAATTGATGATTATTCAGTTAGTTGATCACATACTTCAAATCCTGAGAATTGAATCAAAAAATATAACAGACCAGTCTTATTGTCATTTTTTGTTAAAGGTGATGCACATTCTGTAGTTATATATGGATATAATGAGTCTACAAATGAATATGCTGTTAATTATGGTTGACCAGGTAGTCAATATGGTAGACAAATAATTAAAAAATCAGAAATTTGATCTTATTTTAGTATGGGATTTTGATATGGTTTAAGAGATAAATAA
- a CDS encoding AAA family ATPase, translated as MKEFNVDQDLEYKSFAKLLNFESKEKGLYIYGKPGVGKSTFLLKFAKNIKNQKISIDNFLIDKYKVMYLNVNNWIKDIQKSWKSEYDDPIKINTSANVLLIDDLGSEFFHNSTMPYILDLFESRYEFIKKNQKEVITIITSNYSVEQLKEKYSKNLSDQVALERLFSRIEGVINLNIKFIGKDKRKENSYLER; from the coding sequence ATGAAAGAATTTAATGTTGATCAAGATTTAGAATACAAATCTTTTGCAAAACTATTGAACTTTGAATCAAAAGAAAAGGGTTTATATATCTATGGTAAACCAGGAGTTGGAAAATCTACTTTCTTACTTAAATTTGCCAAGAATATAAAAAATCAAAAAATAAGTATTGATAATTTTCTAATTGATAAGTATAAAGTCATGTATTTAAATGTTAATAATTGAATAAAAGATATTCAGAAAAGTTGAAAATCAGAATATGATGATCCAATAAAAATAAATACTTCAGCTAATGTACTACTTATTGATGACTTAGGAAGTGAGTTTTTTCACAATTCAACTATGCCTTATATTTTAGATTTATTTGAATCTAGATATGAATTCATTAAAAAGAATCAAAAAGAAGTAATTACAATAATAACTTCTAATTATTCTGTTGAGCAGTTAAAAGAAAAATACTCAAAAAATCTAAGTGATCAAGTTGCACTTGAAAGATTGTTTTCAAGAATTGAAGGAGTTATTAACTTAAATATTAAATTTATAGGAAAAGATAAAAGAAAAGAGAATTCTTATTTAGAACGATAA
- a CDS encoding DNA adenine methylase encodes MSNKFISPLTWPGGKAKKWNLIKSYFPKDTKDMTYFEAFFGGGSVGLNALKEKLFKEYYFNDIDFKLIMFWVGISETNWLQWKHLFYPNVKDINILKDQKVQDKTVYYLMKNNLTFNGQQWGTWTQKRLEQNWNLNKFDRIINCSNLLAYNRNKINWKCDNFLDILDYEWKFDSNTFMYLDPPYYLNKGKPYRYKFTVEQFNLFKDVVDKHSKMGVKILISLDDCFEVRELFKDYYIYEAEWKYTSTNTKYHKVKLGKELFITNYEVKNINENEDITKI; translated from the coding sequence ATGTCTAATAAATTTATATCGCCATTAACTTGACCTGGTGGAAAAGCAAAAAAATGAAATTTAATTAAATCTTATTTTCCTAAAGATACAAAAGATATGACATATTTTGAAGCATTTTTTGGTGGTGGAAGTGTTGGTTTAAATGCTTTAAAAGAAAAATTATTTAAGGAATATTATTTTAATGACATAGATTTTAAATTAATAATGTTTTGAGTCGGAATATCTGAAACTAATTGACTACAATGAAAACATTTATTTTACCCTAATGTTAAAGATATAAATATTTTAAAAGATCAAAAGGTTCAAGACAAAACAGTTTATTATTTAATGAAAAATAATTTAACATTTAATGGGCAACAATGGGGTACTTGAACTCAAAAAAGATTAGAACAAAATTGAAATTTAAATAAATTTGATAGAATAATAAATTGTTCAAATTTATTAGCTTATAACAGAAATAAAATAAATTGAAAATGTGATAACTTTTTAGATATTTTAGATTATGAGTGAAAATTTGATAGTAATACATTTATGTATCTTGATCCTCCATATTATTTAAATAAGGGAAAACCTTATAGATATAAATTTACAGTTGAACAATTTAATTTATTTAAAGATGTAGTTGATAAGCATTCTAAAATGGGAGTAAAGATTTTAATTAGTTTAGATGATTGTTTTGAAGTTAGAGAATTATTTAAAGATTATTACATTTATGAAGCTGAATGAAAGTATACTTCAACTAATACTAAATATCATAAAGTTAAATTAGGAAAAGAACTATTTATAACAAATTATGAGGTTAAAAATATAAATGAAAATGAAGACATTACCAAAATTTAA
- a CDS encoding type IA DNA topoisomerase produces MTKLVILESPGKIKKVSQFLKEIDNTNNYIVKASIGHIRELANVGKYQIGIDLNNIEPNFIVSKEKRKVVKDLIEVSKNVDEIILATDPDREGEVISWHLYEVLKSYNKNFKRMRLNSITKDCIKKELNNLDNININYVNSGLSRSYLDKITGYILSRILQDNSIGLSAGRVQSSVLKLLSNREEEIQNFVKEEWFILQDTLKVNFKNVTKINNKYETVKYNSFQEALNIKQQLNNYYIVESLLANEFQDKPFINFTTSDFLQNAKNKLKLNVKEATSTAQSLFDKGLITYIRTDSTKLDSETEIKLLQFVSSKFGNHSVGKIHCKSEKVTDQEGHPPITPTHLEWEPENIQKISVENNIQLTNKEIDVYSLIWKNTVNSALKQPIGTKNTYILKNQDKYFLGETKEYIEYGYYNFDKSLTTPESQNLNWKVGQKIEVFSIQTIMQNSNPKSRFNEATLIKELERLGIGRPSTYKTSVEINQKRKYVETDEKDSMLVTKLGIQVNKFLTKNFSEFINLEFTKNMEKDLDLIACAKLDYKNYIKDYFKKLEEKGKEFMIEQIKCPKCQNGFIRQAKTNTGVDLGFKSCSNYKNCDFKDQPELNLENAKDCPGCNNGKRFMKNYFDKNENSMKQFETCTNYPNCKWVPGAIQKCSLCDIGWLIERTKKDKSSKFIACNNYPNCKFTQF; encoded by the coding sequence ATGACTAAACTAGTTATATTGGAATCTCCAGGTAAAATTAAAAAAGTAAGTCAATTTTTAAAAGAAATTGATAATACCAATAATTATATTGTTAAAGCTTCAATTGGACATATAAGAGAACTTGCAAATGTTGGAAAATATCAAATAGGTATTGATTTAAATAATATTGAACCAAATTTCATAGTAAGTAAAGAAAAAAGAAAAGTTGTCAAAGATTTAATAGAAGTTTCTAAAAATGTTGATGAGATAATTCTTGCAACAGATCCCGATAGAGAAGGTGAAGTTATTTCTTGACATTTATATGAGGTTTTAAAATCTTATAATAAAAATTTTAAACGTATGAGACTTAATTCAATAACAAAAGATTGTATTAAAAAGGAATTGAATAATTTGGATAATATTAATATTAACTATGTTAATTCTGGTCTTTCTAGAAGTTACTTAGATAAAATAACAGGTTATATATTGTCTAGAATTTTACAAGATAACTCTATTGGCTTATCTGCAGGAAGAGTACAAAGTTCTGTTTTAAAATTATTGTCAAATAGAGAAGAAGAAATTCAAAACTTTGTAAAAGAAGAATGATTTATTTTACAAGATACTTTAAAAGTTAATTTTAAAAATGTAACTAAAATTAATAATAAGTATGAAACTGTAAAATATAATTCATTTCAAGAAGCTTTAAATATAAAACAACAACTTAATAATTATTATATTGTCGAGTCACTATTAGCAAATGAATTTCAAGATAAACCTTTTATTAATTTTACAACTAGTGATTTTTTACAAAATGCAAAAAATAAATTAAAGTTAAATGTTAAAGAAGCAACAAGTACTGCTCAGAGTTTATTTGATAAAGGACTTATAACTTATATAAGAACTGATTCAACAAAATTGGATAGTGAAACTGAAATTAAATTATTACAATTTGTAAGTTCTAAATTTGGAAATCATTCTGTTGGAAAAATTCATTGTAAATCAGAAAAGGTTACTGATCAAGAAGGTCACCCTCCAATAACTCCTACTCATTTAGAATGAGAACCAGAGAATATACAAAAAATATCTGTAGAGAATAATATTCAGCTAACAAATAAAGAAATTGATGTTTATAGTCTAATATGAAAAAATACTGTAAATTCAGCTTTAAAACAACCAATAGGAACTAAAAATACTTATATTTTAAAAAACCAAGATAAATATTTTTTAGGAGAGACTAAGGAGTATATAGAATATGGATACTATAATTTTGATAAAAGTTTAACTACTCCAGAATCTCAAAATCTTAATTGAAAAGTAGGACAAAAAATAGAAGTATTTTCAATTCAAACAATTATGCAGAATTCAAATCCTAAATCAAGATTTAATGAAGCAACTCTAATAAAGGAACTTGAGAGATTAGGAATTGGAAGACCAAGTACTTATAAAACTTCTGTTGAGATAAATCAAAAAAGAAAATATGTAGAAACTGACGAAAAAGATTCAATGTTAGTTACTAAATTAGGAATTCAAGTAAATAAATTTTTAACTAAAAACTTTAGTGAGTTCATAAATTTAGAGTTCACAAAAAATATGGAAAAAGATTTAGATCTAATTGCATGTGCAAAATTAGATTACAAAAATTATATAAAAGATTATTTCAAAAAATTAGAAGAGAAAGGAAAAGAATTTATGATAGAACAAATTAAATGTCCAAAATGTCAAAATGGATTTATAAGACAAGCAAAAACTAATACAGGAGTAGATTTAGGTTTTAAATCTTGCTCTAATTATAAAAACTGTGATTTTAAAGATCAACCTGAGTTAAACTTAGAAAATGCAAAAGATTGTCCTGGATGTAATAATGGAAAAAGATTTATGAAAAACTATTTTGATAAAAATGAAAACTCTATGAAACAATTTGAAACATGTACTAATTATCCAAATTGTAAATGAGTTCCAGGAGCAATTCAAAAATGTTCACTTTGTGATATAGGCTGATTAATTGAAAGAACAAAAAAAGATAAATCAAGTAAATTTATAGCATGTAATAATTATCCAAATTGTAAATTTACTCAATTTTAA